The proteins below are encoded in one region of Pseudanabaena sp. BC1403:
- a CDS encoding thiamine phosphate synthase — MSQQIIYRILDANLDRAREALRTIEEWCRFGLEEVNLCDRCKQMRQELAQWHRIEFRRARNTPDDPATGLSHANEVSRADVQAVIRANMGRLQEALRVLEEYGKVVDPNFGEAMKQMRYRVYTLESQLLKHEENNIGEIRRQKLQAASLYLVTMPVDNIASVVESALQGGVQIVQYRQKDGEDGTRYAIAQQLCEICHKYDALFLVNDRVDIAIAVGADGIHVGQTDLPVSAVRQILNANGGDASQYIIGQSTTNPHELEIALNNQVDYVGVGPVHATPTKPNKAASGHEYVNYAAENIKIPWFAIGGLDEHNLEEAIAAGAKRVAVVRALMQAEHPDLVAKQMRSHLFRK, encoded by the coding sequence ATGTCTCAACAAATCATCTATCGCATCCTTGATGCCAACCTCGATCGCGCCCGTGAAGCTTTACGAACCATCGAAGAATGGTGTCGTTTTGGTTTGGAAGAGGTGAACTTGTGCGATCGCTGCAAGCAAATGCGTCAAGAACTCGCGCAATGGCACAGGATAGAGTTTCGCCGTGCCCGTAATACTCCTGACGATCCTGCAACGGGTTTAAGTCATGCTAATGAAGTTAGTCGTGCGGATGTCCAAGCAGTCATCAGAGCAAATATGGGGCGCTTGCAAGAGGCGCTAAGGGTTTTAGAAGAATATGGCAAAGTCGTCGATCCCAATTTTGGAGAGGCGATGAAACAAATGCGCTATCGGGTCTATACCCTCGAAAGTCAATTACTCAAACATGAGGAGAATAATATTGGTGAAATTCGCCGCCAAAAGTTGCAAGCGGCAAGTTTATATTTGGTAACCATGCCTGTCGATAATATAGCGTCAGTTGTGGAGTCAGCTTTGCAAGGCGGTGTGCAGATCGTGCAGTATCGACAAAAAGATGGTGAAGATGGAACTCGCTATGCGATCGCCCAACAACTTTGCGAAATTTGCCATAAATACGATGCTTTATTTCTAGTCAACGATCGCGTTGATATTGCGATCGCAGTGGGAGCCGATGGTATCCATGTAGGGCAAACAGATTTGCCAGTTTCCGCAGTGCGCCAGATCTTAAATGCAAATGGTGGCGATGCATCGCAATACATCATTGGACAGTCAACCACTAATCCTCATGAACTAGAAATTGCGCTGAATAATCAAGTGGATTATGTGGGTGTTGGTCCAGTCCATGCGACACCCACAAAGCCGAACAAAGCTGCTTCTGGTCATGAATATGTCAATTATGCTGCTGAGAATATCAAAATCCCTTGGTTTGCGATCGGTGGACTTGATGAACATAATTTAGAAGAGGCGATCGCAGCAGGTGCTAAGCGTGTAGCCGTAGTTCGCGCCTTAATGCAAGCTGAACATCCTGATCTTGTAGCGAAACAAATGCGATCGCATTTGTTTCGCAAATAA